One Nicotiana sylvestris unplaced genomic scaffold, ASM39365v2 Un00013, whole genome shotgun sequence genomic window, CCAAACCGAAATTCTCATATTCAATCCGAACGGCCTGAATGCCCACCCCTACTCATTTTGATCTCAATTTTTCGAATAAAAAAGTTTACCTTTTAAGAAATGTTATTACTGCTTTAACATGACATACAGAGCCATAGTCATACTCTAAAGTAAATGAGTACgtaaaacaacagaaacaattgTATTTAATCAACCATGAGAAGCTTGCACAATATCAAACTTAGAAACAAATATCAACTCCCACTAACAAAGAGAGGCACTTTTGCCTTGGGCCGAAGCTCTCTAAAACATACTACTACAAATTAAAAGAAGGATATCCCTCTGTACATAATAAACCCCAAAAAAATTAAGTTACTTGTAGTTAACTTATTTAGTTATAATGTAAATTCTTGAAACTTAAACACGATTTAAGAAAACTTTCTAGGATTTAGTGAATTATAATGAGGTAGGCTATTGTTATAAGTGACTTGATTAAGTTCTCTTTCGGTATGTCCTTGGATCTTGGTGTTTGACGAAAAATGTCTGTTTTTTCTTCTTGGTTGTGAAGAACGAGGGATGAAAACTCCAGTTCCTTTGCTTGCTCTTCTACTATTCTGCTCATTTACATATGGTGTTCTTATAGCTGGATGGATTACTTGTGAAAATACCTGAAAATTTTCAAAGACAAAGACAAAACAACAAGTTTAATAAAGCTGAAATTTGAGATATAAGGATTAATTTCACTATGGTCATTGACTTCATTCATTTTAACAATAAATAAAGTTACTAAGTCGGAAGATCAAGTTATTAGTTATGGGTCAACATATCATGATTTGCCAATAGCCATGTCAGCACTTTGTCATGCTATAAAttccattttaaaaaataaaaaagattcaCGCTGTAAAATTTATCACTACCCATATTTTAAACAGAAGACAATTAACAAAATATATTAATGAAACAAAAGAGATGATTATAGTAGTTATAGAAGTATAAAAGTTGTTTACTTTCCctaattttatctttttttagaatatatttttatatCTCCCTTTGATAATATTTTGGTCTATTGTCAGTTCCACCCCCcatccccccacccccaccccccatcCCCgacaaagaaaaaaaggaaaaagaatattATCATGCTTCCACGAAACTTATTACTCCAATCTTTTAAAATATAACTTTTTAAGATAATGAAAAATACTTCCTCCATCTCAATTTGTTTGAATCTTTTTGGAATACGGGTCACATTAACTAATATTTTATGTGAATTATGATATATATTCTTAATATTTTTTgagataaaatttatatatttagaaactatattaaaaaatattataaGTTATAATAGTTAACAatctaaaatatttaaaaattatttacaaaTATACGATCAAGAAATCTTG contains:
- the LOC104217028 gene encoding uncharacterized protein, with the protein product MKKKINLAVILDPTIPHFYSSVVKLSMEVDQDDLFFADLSKQISLLIMDDDEDENASANYRPSADSLQVFSQVIHPAIRTPYVNEQNSRRASKGTGVFIPRSSQPRRKNRHFSSNTKIQGHTERELNQVTYNNSLPHYNSLNPRKFS